One genomic region from Haloarcula taiwanensis encodes:
- a CDS encoding Fe-S oxidoreductase produces the protein MSSILQTTTRPTFWRIGDVGKALFYYLAALAIIVFLYGVYNRVTRYAQGSEDPFERLDDLPQRTVAAAQLALSNRKQLDRDTVAGVMHAFIVWGFLTLLIGTTILGIDMDLYRPLTGESFFVGQFYLSYSFVMDAMGLLFVVGVGVALWRRYGRKLDRLHDRHTSREDDLFLGALFVLGVGGYLTEGVRILGTSTVRDVSFETVSFVGWSVKEVLVMAGMTPELAAGAYPFVWWSHSLVALWFVAWIPYAKPFHMLSSFANLVARDEKAGVRLPGVPSDASPDEIGPSDIDDFSWKQLLDHDACTKCGRCSSVCPAKASGRPLDPRNVILDLKRYREERDAGGEDVPIIADGGTSVIDAHTMESCMSCMACMDACPVDIEHVTQFTEMNRRLTEAGEMDEHVQDAMMNVFQHGNTFGDPERARPDWTEDLDFEVPDARDEPVEYLWYVGDYPSYDERNQKIARALARVFEAADVDYGILYEAEQTDGNDVRRVGEEGLYEMLVEDNAEAILDCEFESIVTTDPHAYNTFMNEYPEFEACEWGEDDVFHYTQVVADLASAGALGLSGTELDYTVTYHDPCHLGRYNGEFEAPRDLIRATGADLHEMPRNRDDSFCCGGGGGGLWMDLEEESKPSEERLREALEDTEAGAAIEKFVVACPMCMTMYEDGRKTGGYEDDIEIVGVTELLAEAVDTAV, from the coding sequence ATGTCATCTATACTCCAGACGACCACGCGCCCGACGTTCTGGCGTATCGGCGACGTGGGGAAGGCGCTGTTCTACTATCTGGCAGCGCTCGCCATCATCGTCTTTCTGTACGGTGTGTACAATCGCGTCACCCGCTATGCGCAGGGCAGCGAGGACCCCTTCGAGCGACTGGACGACTTGCCCCAGCGGACGGTTGCAGCGGCGCAGTTAGCGCTGTCAAATCGGAAGCAACTGGACCGCGACACCGTCGCTGGCGTGATGCACGCGTTCATCGTCTGGGGCTTTCTGACGCTACTCATCGGGACGACGATTCTGGGTATCGACATGGACCTCTACCGGCCGCTGACCGGCGAGTCCTTCTTTGTCGGCCAGTTCTATCTCTCTTACTCGTTCGTCATGGATGCGATGGGGCTACTGTTCGTCGTCGGCGTCGGTGTCGCGCTGTGGCGACGCTACGGCCGCAAACTCGACCGCCTCCACGACCGCCACACCTCCCGCGAGGACGACCTGTTTCTGGGCGCGCTGTTCGTGCTGGGCGTCGGCGGCTACCTCACTGAAGGCGTCCGGATTCTCGGGACCTCGACAGTCCGTGACGTCTCCTTCGAGACGGTGAGCTTCGTTGGCTGGTCGGTCAAGGAAGTGCTCGTCATGGCCGGGATGACGCCGGAGCTGGCAGCGGGCGCATACCCCTTTGTCTGGTGGAGCCACTCGCTGGTCGCGCTGTGGTTCGTCGCCTGGATCCCCTACGCGAAGCCGTTCCACATGCTCTCGTCGTTTGCCAACCTTGTCGCGCGAGACGAAAAGGCCGGGGTGCGACTTCCGGGCGTGCCGAGCGACGCGAGTCCGGACGAAATCGGCCCCAGCGACATCGACGACTTCTCCTGGAAACAGCTGCTCGACCACGACGCCTGCACCAAGTGTGGCCGGTGTTCGTCCGTCTGCCCGGCAAAGGCTTCTGGGCGGCCGCTTGACCCGCGGAATGTCATCCTCGACCTGAAACGCTACCGCGAGGAGCGCGACGCCGGTGGTGAGGACGTGCCCATCATCGCCGACGGCGGGACTTCAGTCATCGATGCTCACACGATGGAGTCCTGCATGTCCTGTATGGCCTGCATGGACGCCTGCCCGGTCGACATCGAGCACGTCACCCAGTTCACCGAGATGAACCGCCGGCTGACCGAGGCCGGCGAGATGGACGAACACGTCCAGGACGCGATGATGAACGTGTTCCAGCACGGCAACACCTTCGGCGACCCCGAGCGCGCCCGGCCGGACTGGACCGAGGACCTCGACTTCGAGGTGCCCGACGCCCGCGACGAACCGGTCGAATACCTCTGGTACGTCGGTGACTACCCCAGCTACGACGAGCGCAACCAGAAGATAGCACGCGCGCTGGCTCGCGTCTTCGAGGCCGCCGACGTGGACTACGGCATCCTCTACGAGGCCGAGCAGACCGACGGCAACGACGTTCGCCGCGTCGGCGAGGAGGGGCTCTACGAGATGCTCGTCGAGGACAACGCCGAGGCGATTCTGGACTGTGAGTTCGAGTCTATCGTCACGACGGACCCCCACGCCTACAACACGTTCATGAACGAGTACCCCGAGTTCGAGGCCTGTGAGTGGGGCGAAGACGACGTGTTCCACTACACGCAGGTCGTCGCCGACCTCGCCAGCGCCGGCGCGCTTGGCCTCTCCGGGACCGAACTGGACTACACTGTCACCTATCACGACCCCTGTCACCTCGGGCGGTACAACGGCGAGTTCGAAGCCCCGCGGGACCTCATCCGAGCCACCGGGGCCGACCTCCACGAGATGCCCCGCAACAGGGACGACTCATTCTGTTGTGGCGGTGGCGGCGGCGGTCTCTGGATGGACCTCGAAGAAGAGAGCAAACCCAGCGAGGAACGCCTGCGCGAGGCCCTCGAAGACACCGAGGCGGGCGCGGCCATCGAGAAGTTCGTCGTCGCCTGTCCGATGTGCATGACGATGTACGAAGACGGGCGCAAAACCGGCGGCTACGAGGACGACATCGAAATCGTCGGCGTCACTGAACTCCTTGCCGAAGCAGTCGATACGGCGGTCTAA
- a CDS encoding potassium channel protein, with protein sequence MELSDSSTDTDRSLLRQLSKPVLAFVGLVVAGVVGFVTFGGVGVVNALFWLLDPTSIELHFQSHDGPARLVKGYAIVVLTGLVVAGLWTGETALSAAFGGQIQTELTRMQIAQRIKDLNGHVVVCGYGTFGRTVAEQIGDTDTRVVVIEQEAEQYEQALDDGHLALEADASREDALTDAGVKRADTVIGAIDDTNANIQIAVLASQLAPTVRLIVRAGDQQDETVARRVGADEVIIPEVVSGKQVCERL encoded by the coding sequence ATGGAACTCAGCGACAGCAGTACAGACACGGACCGGTCGTTGCTCCGGCAACTCTCGAAACCAGTTCTCGCGTTCGTCGGGCTTGTCGTCGCCGGCGTGGTCGGTTTCGTCACGTTCGGCGGGGTCGGCGTCGTCAACGCACTGTTCTGGCTCCTCGACCCCACGAGCATCGAACTCCACTTTCAGAGCCACGACGGGCCTGCGAGGCTGGTCAAAGGCTATGCCATCGTCGTACTGACTGGGCTCGTCGTCGCCGGGCTGTGGACTGGTGAGACAGCGCTGTCGGCGGCCTTCGGCGGCCAGATTCAGACGGAACTCACACGTATGCAAATCGCACAGCGAATCAAGGACCTGAACGGCCACGTCGTCGTCTGTGGGTACGGGACGTTCGGACGGACCGTCGCGGAGCAGATCGGCGATACGGACACCCGAGTGGTCGTCATCGAACAGGAGGCAGAACAGTACGAGCAGGCGCTTGATGACGGCCATCTCGCGCTGGAGGCTGACGCGAGCCGCGAGGACGCACTGACAGATGCGGGCGTCAAGCGAGCCGACACCGTCATCGGTGCAATCGATGACACGAACGCAAATATTCAGATCGCGGTGCTTGCCAGCCAGCTCGCGCCTACTGTCCGGCTCATCGTCCGGGCCGGCGACCAGCAGGACGAGACCGTGGCCCGCCGCGTCGGAGCGGACGAGGTGATCATCCCTGAGGTCGTGAGCGGGAAGCAGGTCTGTGAGCGGCTGTAG
- a CDS encoding competence/damage-inducible protein A, whose product MEVALVTVGDELLAGDTENTNASWLGRQLTAAGASVARVLTVPDDEAVVADTVARYHDAFDAVIVTGGIGGTPDDITKAAVARAFDRDLVVPDDVRAHLEAKAERFAEDNPELVDRYDMDLDLDAWASVPEGGQPLLTDESFAAGCVVDSVYVMPGIPEELRAMYETVADEFDGDRTTETLHTPAPEGALVSRVTEARERFGVAVGSYPRKDDAPGRVKVTGEDAAAVTEAAAWLRERIETVDGE is encoded by the coding sequence ATGGAGGTCGCACTGGTCACTGTCGGTGACGAACTGCTCGCTGGCGACACGGAGAACACGAACGCGTCGTGGCTAGGGCGCCAGCTCACGGCTGCCGGTGCGAGCGTCGCCCGCGTCCTGACTGTGCCCGACGACGAGGCAGTCGTCGCCGACACTGTGGCGCGATATCACGACGCCTTCGACGCGGTCATCGTCACCGGTGGCATCGGCGGGACGCCCGACGACATAACGAAGGCCGCCGTGGCGAGGGCGTTCGACCGCGACCTCGTTGTTCCCGACGACGTGCGGGCACACCTCGAAGCGAAGGCCGAGCGCTTCGCCGAGGACAACCCCGAGCTGGTGGACCGCTACGACATGGACCTGGACCTCGATGCGTGGGCGTCGGTCCCCGAGGGCGGCCAGCCGCTACTGACCGACGAGAGCTTCGCCGCCGGCTGTGTCGTCGACAGCGTGTACGTCATGCCGGGCATCCCCGAGGAACTGCGGGCGATGTACGAGACCGTCGCCGACGAGTTCGACGGCGACCGGACGACGGAGACGCTACACACGCCCGCTCCCGAGGGGGCGCTGGTCAGCCGCGTCACCGAGGCCCGCGAGCGGTTCGGCGTCGCTGTCGGGAGCTACCCCCGCAAAGACGACGCGCCCGGCCGAGTGAAGGTGACCGGCGAGGACGCCGCCGCCGTCACCGAAGCCGCGGCGTGGCTCCGCGAGCGAATCGAGACGGTCGACGGCGAGTGA
- a CDS encoding delta-aminolevulinic acid dehydratase — protein sequence MNLTQRPRRLRTDGVRPLVRETDLSASDLIAPVFVDATTDERVPIETMPGHERVPVDEAAGRVEEILETGVEAVMLFGVPESKDERGSRAWAEDGVVQEATRRITSETDAYVITDVCLCEYTDHGHCGVLEDDAAEDPRLTVCNDETLDLLQRIATSHAAAGADMVAPSGMIDGMVGAIREALDAQGDTDVPVMSYAAKYESAFYGPFRDAADGAPAFGDRRHYQMDPANAREARREVDLDVKQGADVLMVKPALPYLDIVKEIRESYDHPVAAYNVSGEYAMLHAAAEKGWLDLESVAYESLLSIKRAGADLILTYFAEDLADEL from the coding sequence ATGAACCTGACACAGCGCCCGCGCCGCCTGCGGACCGACGGCGTGCGCCCGCTGGTGCGCGAGACGGACCTCTCGGCGTCGGACCTCATCGCCCCGGTGTTCGTCGACGCGACGACGGACGAACGGGTCCCCATCGAGACGATGCCGGGCCACGAACGTGTCCCGGTCGACGAAGCGGCCGGCCGCGTTGAGGAGATTCTCGAAACCGGCGTCGAAGCGGTGATGCTGTTTGGCGTCCCCGAGTCGAAAGACGAGCGCGGGAGCCGCGCTTGGGCCGAAGACGGCGTCGTTCAGGAAGCCACGCGCCGCATCACGAGCGAAACCGACGCCTACGTCATCACGGACGTCTGTCTCTGTGAGTACACCGACCACGGCCACTGCGGCGTCCTCGAAGACGACGCCGCCGAGGACCCGCGGCTGACGGTGTGCAACGACGAGACGCTCGACCTGCTACAGCGGATTGCGACGAGCCACGCGGCCGCCGGGGCCGACATGGTCGCGCCATCGGGCATGATAGACGGGATGGTGGGCGCGATTCGGGAGGCGCTGGACGCCCAAGGCGACACCGACGTGCCCGTCATGAGCTACGCCGCGAAGTACGAGTCGGCCTTCTACGGGCCGTTCCGGGACGCCGCCGATGGCGCGCCGGCCTTCGGCGACCGCCGCCACTATCAGATGGACCCCGCGAACGCACGCGAAGCCCGCCGCGAGGTCGACCTCGACGTCAAGCAGGGCGCAGACGTGCTGATGGTCAAGCCCGCCCTGCCGTATCTGGACATCGTCAAGGAGATCCGGGAGTCTTACGACCACCCCGTCGCCGCCTACAACGTCTCCGGCGAGTACGCGATGCTCCACGCCGCCGCCGAGAAGGGCTGGCTCGACCTCGAATCAGTTGCTTACGAGTCGCTGCTGTCTATCAAACGCGCCGGTGCGGACCTGATTCTGACCTACTTCGCGGAGGACCTCGCAGACGAACTCTGA